One segment of Metallosphaera cuprina Ar-4 DNA contains the following:
- a CDS encoding amino acid permease, translating into MSKFLRQSSGLVKHATLKDLIMLNVANMGAGLAVFQGISPYILPGANLWVASLLTFLVSLPLVGVYTALMMRMPRTGGDYIWLSRKLHGGLGSVMGIAIAFNMPPFFALSAFFSVSAINSVLSEIGVLDNVPSLVNLSNNVFVNPYGRLTLTQELLIYGLSALAFIIIIGINIVKPRFGYSLTTWLGIFSSASLALGVIMLIHSGIAGTFHSAINDFITREGINESSYRGPVFSLPSTIYMIPYFASFAYIWLYAGPAVASEAKGSIKLNLLFASVLTAMMITVPFFVMDAIGGYTFNASLYPTFVYNFWTASIAVSPPIVQWVLGMGLIAWNFFVIAFGVVVFSRYVFAFSFDRVFPSFFAKLNRASSPYLAHVLDLVLTLIFLTIPLISVNGAESLYAYTPLAAIYLFLVGLTGVKVGREERNTGLLITSVLSSAFMAFLAYESVTNPFFGVISSGGINPIGTGYLISLVGSGVIIYFVASWLRRREGIRLNDVFQEIPPD; encoded by the coding sequence ATGTCCAAGTTCCTTAGGCAATCCTCTGGTTTAGTGAAACACGCAACGTTGAAGGACCTGATCATGCTTAACGTGGCGAACATGGGGGCCGGATTGGCGGTCTTTCAGGGGATCTCCCCTTACATTTTGCCTGGAGCCAACTTATGGGTGGCCTCACTCCTGACTTTCCTTGTTTCTCTCCCTCTCGTTGGGGTGTATACAGCCCTCATGATGAGGATGCCGAGGACAGGGGGAGATTACATCTGGCTCTCTAGGAAACTTCACGGAGGTCTAGGGAGCGTAATGGGAATAGCGATAGCGTTCAACATGCCTCCCTTCTTCGCTCTATCAGCTTTCTTCTCGGTAAGTGCAATAAACTCGGTTCTCTCTGAGATAGGGGTTTTAGATAACGTTCCCTCACTTGTCAACCTCAGCAATAACGTTTTCGTAAACCCGTACGGCAGGTTAACCTTAACGCAGGAACTCTTAATATACGGACTGTCCGCCCTGGCCTTCATAATAATAATTGGTATTAACATCGTGAAGCCCAGATTCGGTTACTCGTTAACGACTTGGTTAGGAATCTTCTCCTCAGCCTCCTTAGCTTTGGGTGTAATAATGTTGATACACTCTGGAATCGCAGGCACCTTTCACTCAGCAATAAACGACTTCATCACGAGAGAGGGAATCAACGAGTCGTCCTATCGAGGACCCGTTTTCAGCCTCCCCTCCACGATCTACATGATACCCTACTTCGCCTCCTTCGCCTACATATGGCTCTATGCTGGACCTGCAGTGGCGTCTGAGGCAAAAGGTTCGATAAAGTTGAACCTCCTCTTTGCCAGCGTTTTAACCGCTATGATGATAACTGTACCATTCTTCGTTATGGACGCGATAGGGGGGTACACCTTCAACGCGTCGTTGTACCCAACTTTCGTTTATAACTTCTGGACGGCTTCGATAGCTGTATCCCCTCCTATAGTTCAGTGGGTATTAGGGATGGGATTGATTGCTTGGAACTTTTTCGTTATAGCGTTCGGTGTGGTGGTGTTCTCAAGATACGTCTTTGCCTTCTCCTTCGACAGGGTTTTCCCCAGCTTCTTCGCGAAATTAAACAGGGCCTCCTCACCCTACTTAGCCCACGTGTTAGACTTAGTTCTGACCTTAATCTTCCTTACCATCCCTCTGATATCGGTTAACGGGGCCGAGTCACTCTACGCTTACACCCCTCTAGCGGCGATCTACCTTTTCCTGGTAGGGTTAACAGGAGTTAAGGTAGGTAGGGAAGAGAGGAACACGGGTCTTCTCATTACGTCGGTCCTCTCCTCAGCTTTCATGGCGTTTCTAGCTTATGAGTCCGTGACGAACCCCTTCTTTGGGGTGATCTCCTCAGGAGGGATCAACCCGATAGGAACCGGATATTTGATCTCCCTAGTAGGATCAGGAGTCATAATATACTTCGTAGCTAGCTGGCTGAGGAGAAGAGAGGGCATAAGATTGAATGATGTATTTCAAGAGATACCTCCAGACTAG
- a CDS encoding winged helix-turn-helix transcriptional regulator: MAEPRIESVSLRAEEVGEKVKDKAERVLSSYNVKVREEGYDAIMIIGTDSYLLHILQNMRTEAPIFHVSPPSYNTFYSSVDWEELDLGVRKISRGEYHVDHFTRLKVALDREIYSLNEVAIFPSRSATLMEYSLYVDDEMLWKDRADGVIVSTPAGSTAYAFSAGGPMVIRGAKVFIAVPVNSLNPMRRSLVISDDSKLVIEPSSVTSIEAVIDGISRIKVKNRILIEKGTPAPFIRLFKKLGENIERKAKLSIEQGIPPSAKFVLKMLQIYGEASIKELLERTGLPERTIRYALSVLVKEGIVKRVTNPRNLQQRIYKVAEKAK, translated from the coding sequence ATGGCTGAACCAAGGATCGAAAGCGTCTCGCTCAGGGCTGAGGAAGTGGGGGAGAAAGTGAAGGATAAGGCGGAAAGGGTCTTAAGCTCTTACAACGTTAAGGTCAGGGAAGAAGGATACGACGCCATTATGATAATAGGAACGGACAGTTACCTTTTACACATACTTCAGAACATGAGGACTGAGGCGCCTATATTTCACGTCAGTCCTCCTAGTTATAACACCTTTTACTCCTCAGTAGATTGGGAGGAATTAGATCTTGGAGTAAGAAAAATATCTAGGGGAGAGTATCACGTGGATCACTTCACAAGGCTTAAGGTAGCCCTAGACAGGGAAATCTACTCCTTAAACGAAGTTGCAATATTCCCATCGAGGAGCGCGACTTTGATGGAGTACTCGCTTTACGTCGACGATGAGATGCTCTGGAAGGATAGGGCGGACGGAGTTATAGTCTCCACCCCTGCGGGTTCAACCGCTTACGCTTTCTCCGCAGGAGGTCCCATGGTCATAAGGGGAGCTAAGGTCTTCATTGCTGTCCCGGTTAACTCGCTCAATCCAATGAGAAGGAGCCTTGTGATCTCCGACGACTCAAAACTGGTTATAGAGCCGTCAAGCGTTACCTCAATAGAGGCGGTAATCGACGGGATATCTAGGATAAAGGTTAAAAATAGGATATTGATAGAGAAGGGGACCCCAGCTCCCTTCATTAGGTTGTTTAAGAAGTTAGGAGAGAACATAGAGAGGAAGGCAAAGCTTTCAATAGAGCAGGGCATACCACCGAGCGCTAAGTTCGTGTTGAAGATGCTTCAGATATACGGAGAGGCCTCGATTAAGGAACTGCTTGAGAGGACTGGATTACCTGAGAGAACCATTAGGTACGCCTTATCTGTACTTGTGAAGGAAGGTATCGTGAAGAGAGTGACTAATCCGAGGAATCTACAGCAAAGGATTTACAAAGTCGCAGAAAAAGCTAAATAA
- a CDS encoding GH12 family glycosyl hydrolase domain-containing protein, translated as MKLKIVFAIAIIIIVLVSFSAYWYSRTSHNEVNVAYTKPTDEVKLFPTQSRGFSLIGSYLSDSRYGMAQLYGQSSSLMASPFLWNVKEGEGQVTMNFSNYLKVVINMSKVNKITPSIPVDGYPGLMYGREMWFPFVAQTETYRLNLPEIVNDLPSFYSILNYSIFVNEGTVDDFSYDIWLSQNPNITYLKYGDFEVMIWLYWHENFSSDKYMIYTGEMTIPVEVNGTFEPMNFSVYVLPRTGSADGWTGVYLLAPRNLQGSVGVPIAYVLNNMSPYLSKVKINIYNTSKYYLDAIQVGMEFNDISGTADLGYSLYSWTLTFGNATA; from the coding sequence ATGAAACTAAAGATAGTGTTCGCAATAGCGATAATTATCATAGTCCTAGTCTCTTTCTCTGCGTATTGGTATTCTAGAACATCTCATAATGAAGTAAACGTTGCTTATACGAAACCAACTGATGAGGTTAAACTGTTTCCGACTCAATCAAGGGGATTCTCGTTAATAGGTAGTTACCTGAGTGACAGTAGGTACGGTATGGCTCAACTTTACGGCCAAAGCTCTTCATTGATGGCATCTCCGTTCCTTTGGAACGTGAAGGAGGGAGAGGGTCAGGTAACAATGAACTTCTCAAACTACTTGAAAGTTGTAATCAACATGAGCAAGGTTAATAAGATAACTCCTTCAATTCCAGTTGACGGATATCCTGGGTTAATGTACGGTAGAGAGATGTGGTTCCCATTTGTTGCTCAAACTGAAACTTACAGGCTGAACTTACCTGAGATCGTAAATGATTTACCCTCATTTTACTCCATATTGAACTACTCGATCTTCGTTAACGAAGGAACAGTTGATGACTTCTCCTACGACATATGGCTGAGTCAGAACCCTAATATCACTTACCTGAAGTATGGAGACTTTGAGGTTATGATTTGGTTATATTGGCACGAGAACTTCTCTTCAGACAAGTACATGATCTACACGGGAGAGATGACCATACCTGTGGAGGTGAACGGAACCTTCGAACCAATGAACTTCTCAGTGTACGTTTTACCCAGGACGGGTTCCGCGGACGGATGGACCGGCGTTTACTTACTTGCCCCTAGGAACCTGCAGGGAAGCGTTGGAGTCCCGATAGCGTATGTTCTAAACAATATGAGTCCTTACCTCAGCAAGGTAAAGATAAACATCTATAACACTTCGAAGTACTACTTAGACGCCATTCAGGTAGGTATGGAGTTTAACGACATTTCAGGTACCGCTGACTTAGGATATTCTCTCTATTCTTGGACTTTAACGTTTGGCAACGCGACTGCCTGA